The Musa acuminata AAA Group cultivar baxijiao chromosome BXJ1-3, Cavendish_Baxijiao_AAA, whole genome shotgun sequence genome window below encodes:
- the LOC135583657 gene encoding E3 ubiquitin-protein ligase DIS1-like, with product MTNFKLGKKQIHASSSSGFQSERMDESPSLPMDSKSFNPKKQVQPPSKEKLPHGKSSLILPNSDIDELLECPVCSNAMFPPIQQCPSGHTLCFSCKNKVNNKCPICRKEIGNIRCLALEKLAVSLHLPCAYHHLGCEEMFPYYSKLQHETRCIYRPYTCPHPGSDCPFTSDSLALLSHLRERHKVDLQAGCTFNHRYVKQDPCSVDSCSWTLTLFNCFGQYFCLHFEAFLLGCEPVYMAFLRFMGEESEARRYNYCLEVGGHGRKLRWQGVPRSIRTHHRMVRDSHDGLIVHRSLALYFSGGDQKELKLRVSGRIWREM from the exons ATGACCAACTTTAAGCTGGGAAAGAAGCAAATTCATGCAAGTTCATCTTCTGGTTTTCAGTCGGAAAGGATGGATGAATCACCTTCTTTACCTATGGATTCCAAGTCTTTCAATCCAAAGAAACAGGTTCAACCTCCGTCTAAAGAAAAATTGCCACATGGAAAATCTTCTCTTATACTTCCAAACAGTGACATAGATGAACTACTGGAGTGTCCTGTCTGCAGCAATGCAATGTTTCCACCTATTCAGCAG TGTCCGAGTGGGCACACACTGTGCTTCTCCTGCAAAAACAAAGTGAACAACAAATGCCCAATTTGCCGAAAGGAAATCGGCAACATACGGTGCTTGGCACTGGAAAAGCTTGCTGTATCCCTCCACCTCCCCTGTGCATACCATCATCTGGGCTGTGAAGAAATGTTTCCCTATTACAGCAAGTTGCAGCATGAAACACGGTGTATTTACCGGCCTTACACATGCCCGCATCCAGGCTCTGATTGTCCCTTCACCAGCGACAGTCTTGCTCTTCTATCACATTTGAGGGAACGCCACAAAGTGGACCTTCAAGCAGGATGCACTTTCAACCACCGTTACGTGAAACAGGATCCATGTTCAGTTGACAGTTGTTCATGGACACTAACG CTTTTCAATTGCTTCGGCCAGTACTTCTGTCTCCATTTTGAAGCCTTCCTGCTTGGATGTGAACCGGTGTACATGGCATTCCTCCGTTTCATGGGCGAGGAGTCGGAAGCAAGGAGGTACAACTATTGCCTTGAAGTTGGAGGCCACGGGCGAAAGCTGAGATGGCAGGGTGTGCCGCGAAGCATCAGGACTCACCACAGGATGGTCCGCGACAGTCATGATGGCCTCATAGTTCACCGGAGCCTGGCCCTATACTTCTCAGGTGGCGACCAGAAGGAGTTGAAGCTTAGAGTTTCTGGCAGGATTTGGAGGGAGATGTGA